One window from the genome of Amaranthus tricolor cultivar Red isolate AtriRed21 chromosome 9, ASM2621246v1, whole genome shotgun sequence encodes:
- the LOC130823518 gene encoding lysine-specific demethylase JMJ28 isoform X3 codes for MEGVLEEPMPPDDLRCKKSDGRDWRCKRRIVDGNSFCLSHLRRTLKCRPTPAPNPKPESTSKPRLKPEPESEPISGFEFNPLPECEFINEIEFNSLPEREPSKEFEFNPLPEREPSKEFEYNPLPESEPINEFEFSPLQKPFFPPVGTVPDHLRCNRNDGRKWRCKKQALEGQTMCEIHINRVKAQSKRWPRPIVRKKKEQVIISPVGENIRCVRNNGKVLRCKNNVVEGFSPCENHMKKNYSNSNRKNGFEKENVHVVEEESPVAVPGKKHKRKKNNNNGVEAVAVVVAADELRCKRTDGREWRCKRRVLEGKTLCEIHYEQAKLRQKRITVPEELKIQRGEGSEKVEKRLKRKKEIEALESNSDKGMKKMRADLIRVFLRRALIESTKKSEKQIRVHLGEITRDLPYGSMAIPPVLPNQVLYNAAGCLGIKIGGHCSSSLVTRRFRSKNIEPPLIGAVKIVPFPGKSGKKKCHWCRKFDYLSLIECSSCKKRYFCSNCINGRSADLEEIKLRCPVCRRSCDCKTCYTTRSKNAGSKEALKETFKRSRFEHLQYLISFLLPILVKINQDQGVELEIEANFKGQNPADVEIRQAGVGYRDQCCCNNCKIPILDFHRSCPNCSYNLCLSCCREYAQGGGSLGVAHPDGTETLLPCRKNVDGASSVPLQGSTSSLHISCPPMELGGCDNSLLDLRCIFPLNWTKELEISAAETVFEHDFLHFTDDSVHCSMCTNFIKAGVKSNDLQEVSRRKDFNDNFLYCPSSSDDPDCLLAHFQKHWLKGHPVKVCNVLQCTFALSWDPLHMFCSFLENDFSKCENREDAIEAASCFGSYDVEIGTKESFTGSIDGYMNACHETLRLNAKMPAAFSQKLLEGHCSEIIHSLPLQEYTNPKMGLLNIAGKLPEDFPASKLGPHVCISCGSRDEVARGGLVTRLCCNSFDEVNVLIHVADTALSSEQLNEMMKLIKQTSNQKDQGDRVSNKNLEDDDTRLHSDISVEAGDRHWIADASCCSAGTVDAPIANNHRENKSSAAKLANGSDTNSDDSMICSEASYCPDKTVDQIPQQDHLEGLNVDDKQSLPESCGAQWDVFRRQDIPKLLDYMTKHVDEISSRDGLSNDVVHPILDGNFYLDTVHKKQLKQEFEIEPWTFNQCLGEAVFIPAGCPYQIKYIKSCINISAGFISPENASECIKLINEIRVLPNDHKAKQLKLEVEKMTIWSVDEAIKEIYRMRSEEGSR; via the exons ATGGAAGGGGTTTTAGAGGAACCTATGCCACCGGACGATCTAAGATGCAAGAAATCCGACGGCCGTGATTGGCGTTGCAAACGCCGAATTGTTGATGGTAACTCCTTCTGCCTTTCTCACCTCCGCCGTACCCTAAAATGCCGTCCTACTCCTGCTCCCAACCCTAAACCCGAATCCACATCTAAACCCAGACTCAAACCGGAACCTGAGTCTGAACCCATTAGTGGATTTGAGTTCAACCCATTACCAGAATGTGAATTTATCAATGAAATTGAGTTTAACTCACTACCAGAACGTGAACCCAGCAAGGAATTTGAGTTCAACCCACTACCAGAACGTGAACCCAGCAAGGAATTTGAGTACAACCCACTACCAGAATCTGAACCCATTAATGAATTTGAGTTTAGTCCATTGCAAAAACCGTTTTTTCCTCCGGTGGGTACAGTACCGGACCATTTACGGTGTAATAGGAATGACGGGAGGAAATGGCGGTGCAAGAAGCAAGCTTTGGAAGggcaaactatgtgtgaaattcATATTAATAGGGTCAAAGCCCAAAGTAAAAGATGGCCCAGGCCCATcgtgaggaagaagaaggagcAGGTGATTATTTCTCCGGTAGGGGAGAATATCCGGTGTGTGAGGAATAATGGGAAGGTTTTGAGGTGCAAGAATAATGTAGTAGAAGGATTTTCTCCATGTGAGAAtcacatgaaaaaaaattatagtaatagtaatagaaAGAATGGATTTGAGAAGGAAAATGTGCATGTAGTGGAAGAAGAATCTCCGGTGGCGGTGCCGGGGAAAAAACAtaagagaaagaaaaacaataataatgggGTGGAGGCCGTGGCTGTGGTGGTGGCGGCGGATGAATTGAGGTGTAAGAGAACTGATGGAAGAGAATGGAGGTGTAAAAGGAGAGTATTAGAAGGAAAAACATTATGTGAGATACATTATGAACAAGCGAAATTAAGGCAAAAGAGGATAACAGTTCCtgaagaattgaaaattcagagAGGTGAAGGAAGTGaaaaagtagagaaaagattgaaaaggaaaaaggagATTGAGGCTTTGGAGAGTAATTCTGATAAAGGGATGAAGAAAATGAGGGCAGATTTGATTAGGGTTTTCTTAAGGAGAGCATTAATTGAGAGTACAAAAAAGAGTGAAAAACAAATCAGGGTTCATTTAGGGGAAATCACTAGGGATTTGCCTTATGGTTCTATGGCTATCCCTCCTGTTCTTCCTAATCAAGTTCTTTATAATGCTGCTGGGTGTTTAGGGATCAAAATCGGGGGACATTGTTCGAGTTCTTTGGTTACAAGGCGGTTCCGGTCCAAGAACATTGAGCCTCCTCTTATTGGAGCGGTAAAG ATTGTGCCTTTCCCTGGAAAGAGTGGAAAAAAGAAATGCCATTGGTGTAGGAAGTTTGATTATTTGAGTTTGATCGAGTGTTCGAGTTGCAAAAAGCGGTATTTTTGTTCTAATTGCATTAATGGGAG GTCTGCTGATcttgaagaaattaaattgagatgCCCCGTTTGTCGTAGAAGTTGTGATTGCAAAACCTGTTACACTACTCGTTCAAAAAACGCGGGTTCAAAG GAGGCCTTGAAGGAAACTTTTAAAAGAAGCAGGTTTGAGCACTTACAGTACCTGATTAGTTTCCTTCTGCCTATTCTTGTAAAAATCAACCAGGATCAGGGCGTTGAGTTAGAGATAGAGGCAAATTTTAAAG GGCAGAATCCCGCTGATGTTGAGATTCGACAAGCTGGTGTCGGCTACCGGGATCAGTGCTGCTG TAATAATTGCAAAATCCCAATACTCGATTTTCACCGAAGCTGCCCAAATTGTTCATACAACCTTTGCTTAAGTTGCTGTCGAGAATATGCCCAAGGTGGTGGGTCTCTTGGAGTTGCTCATCCTGATGGAACTGAAACACTTTTACCATGTCGGAAGAATGTGGATGGCGCTTCTTCCGTGCCTTTACAAGGCTCAACTTCATCTCTTCATATATCATGTCCACCGATGGAGCTAGGCGGTTGTGATAATAGCCTCCTTgatttgagatgtattttcccgCTAAATTGGACCAAGGAACTGGAAATTAGTGCGGCAGAGACAGTTTTTGAACACGACTTTCTGCATTTTACAGATGATTCTGTGCATTGTTCGATGTGCACCAACTTCATTAAGGCGGGTGTTAAAAGTAATGATTTGCAGGAAGTTTCTAGACGGAAAGATTTCAATGACAACTTTCTCTACTGCCCTAGCAGTTCTGATGATCCTGACTGCTTGCTTGCTCACTTTCAGAAACATTGGCTAAAGGGACATCCTGTGAAGGTTTGCAATGTGCTTCAATGTACATTTGCCTTGAGTTGGGACCCACTACATATGTTTTGCAGTTTTCTAGAAAACGACTTTAGTAAATGTGAAAACCGAGAAGATGCAATCGAAGCTGCAAGTTGTTTTGGCTCGTATGATGTTGAAATCGGTACTAAGGAGTCATTTACTGGATCGATAGATGGCTATATGAATGCATGCCATGAAACACTTAGACTTAACGCAAAAATGCCCGCGGCTTTTTCTCAAAAACTCTTGGAAGGACATTGTAGCGAGATTATTCATTCCTTACCTCTCCAAGAATACACAAATCCGAAAATGGGCCTCCTGAATATTGCCGGGAAGCTTCCAGAGGATTTTCCGGCATCTAAACTTGGTCCACATGTATGTATCTCATGTGGTAGTAGGGATGAAGTTGCACGGGGTGGATTGGTGACTAGATTGTGCTGCAACTCTTTCGATGAG GTAAATGTCTTAATACATGTAGCTGATACAGCACTTTCCTCGGAACAGCTCAATGAGATGATGAAGTTGATAAAACAGACTAGCAATCAGAAGGATCAGGGTGATCGAGTTTCTAATAAAAATCTCGAAGATGATGATACAAGACTACATAGTGATATCTCAGTCGAAGCTGGAGATAGGCATTGGATAGCGGATGCTTCTTGTTGCTCAGCGGGCACTGTCGATGCTCCTATTGCCAATAATCACAGAGAAAATAAATCTTCAGCCGCTAAGTTAGCTAACGGTTCTGATACCAACTCTGATGATTCAATGATTTGCTCCGAGGCTAGTTATTGTCCTGATAAAACTGTTGATCAAATTCCGCAACAGGACCATTTGGAGGGTCTCAATGTTGATGACAAACAATCGCTTCCAGAGTCCTGCGGGGCTCAATGGGATGTCTTCCGTCGACAAGACATCCCGAAACTCCTCGATTACATGACAAAGCATGTAGATGAAATAAGTTCAAGAGATGGGCTTTCAAACGAC GTTGTGCATCCAATACTCGATGGAAATTTCTACCTAGACACAGTTCATAAAAAGCAACTCAAACAGGAGTTTG AGATTGAACCGTGGACATTCAATCAATGCCTTGGAGAAGCTGTGTTTATTCCTGCAGGATGTCCTTATCAAATAAAATACATCAAG TCTTGTATAAATATATCTGCGGGGTTCATCTCACCTGAAAACGCATCAGAATGCATCAAGTTGATCAATGAAATCCGTGTTCTCCCTAACGATCACAAGGCCAAACAACTCAAGTTAGAG GTGGAAAAGATGACGATATGGAGCGTAGACGAAGCAATCAAAGAAATATACAGAATGCGGAGCGAAGAAGGAAGTCGCTGA
- the LOC130823518 gene encoding lysine-specific demethylase JMJ28 isoform X1: MEGVLEEPMPPDDLRCKKSDGRDWRCKRRIVDGNSFCLSHLRRTLKCRPTPAPNPKPESTSKPRLKPEPESEPISGFEFNPLPECEFINEIEFNSLPEREPSKEFEFNPLPEREPSKEFEYNPLPESEPINEFEFSPLQKPFFPPVGTVPDHLRCNRNDGRKWRCKKQALEGQTMCEIHINRVKAQSKRWPRPIVRKKKEQVIISPVGENIRCVRNNGKVLRCKNNVVEGFSPCENHMKKNYSNSNRKNGFEKENVHVVEEESPVAVPGKKHKRKKNNNNGVEAVAVVVAADELRCKRTDGREWRCKRRVLEGKTLCEIHYEQAKLRQKRITVPEELKIQRGEGSEKVEKRLKRKKEIEALESNSDKGMKKMRADLIRVFLRRALIESTKKSEKQIRVHLGEITRDLPYGSMAIPPVLPNQVLYNAAGCLGIKIGGHCSSSLVTRRFRSKNIEPPLIGAVKIVPFPGKSGKKKCHWCRKFDYLSLIECSSCKKRYFCSNCINGRSADLEEIKLRCPVCRRSCDCKTCYTTRSKNAGSKEALKETFKRSRFEHLQYLISFLLPILVKINQDQGVELEIEANFKGQNPADVEIRQAGVGYRDQCCCNNCKIPILDFHRSCPNCSYNLCLSCCREYAQGGGSLGVAHPDGTETLLPCRKNVDGASSVPLQGSTSSLHISCPPMELGGCDNSLLDLRCIFPLNWTKELEISAAETVFEHDFLHFTDDSVHCSMCTNFIKAGVKSNDLQEVSRRKDFNDNFLYCPSSSDDPDCLLAHFQKHWLKGHPVKVCNVLQCTFALSWDPLHMFCSFLENDFSKCENREDAIEAASCFGSYDVEIGTKESFTGSIDGYMNACHETLRLNAKMPAAFSQKLLEGHCSEIIHSLPLQEYTNPKMGLLNIAGKLPEDFPASKLGPHVCISCGSRDEVARGGLVTRLCCNSFDEFSFQVNVLIHVADTALSSEQLNEMMKLIKQTSNQKDQGDRVSNKNLEDDDTRLHSDISVEAGDRHWIADASCCSAGTVDAPIANNHRENKSSAAKLANGSDTNSDDSMICSEASYCPDKTVDQIPQQDHLEGLNVDDKQSLPESCGAQWDVFRRQDIPKLLDYMTKHVDEISSRDGLSNDVVHPILDGNFYLDTVHKKQLKQEFEIEPWTFNQCLGEAVFIPAGCPYQIKYIKSCINISAGFISPENASECIKLINEIRVLPNDHKAKQLKLEVEKMTIWSVDEAIKEIYRMRSEEGSR, translated from the exons ATGGAAGGGGTTTTAGAGGAACCTATGCCACCGGACGATCTAAGATGCAAGAAATCCGACGGCCGTGATTGGCGTTGCAAACGCCGAATTGTTGATGGTAACTCCTTCTGCCTTTCTCACCTCCGCCGTACCCTAAAATGCCGTCCTACTCCTGCTCCCAACCCTAAACCCGAATCCACATCTAAACCCAGACTCAAACCGGAACCTGAGTCTGAACCCATTAGTGGATTTGAGTTCAACCCATTACCAGAATGTGAATTTATCAATGAAATTGAGTTTAACTCACTACCAGAACGTGAACCCAGCAAGGAATTTGAGTTCAACCCACTACCAGAACGTGAACCCAGCAAGGAATTTGAGTACAACCCACTACCAGAATCTGAACCCATTAATGAATTTGAGTTTAGTCCATTGCAAAAACCGTTTTTTCCTCCGGTGGGTACAGTACCGGACCATTTACGGTGTAATAGGAATGACGGGAGGAAATGGCGGTGCAAGAAGCAAGCTTTGGAAGggcaaactatgtgtgaaattcATATTAATAGGGTCAAAGCCCAAAGTAAAAGATGGCCCAGGCCCATcgtgaggaagaagaaggagcAGGTGATTATTTCTCCGGTAGGGGAGAATATCCGGTGTGTGAGGAATAATGGGAAGGTTTTGAGGTGCAAGAATAATGTAGTAGAAGGATTTTCTCCATGTGAGAAtcacatgaaaaaaaattatagtaatagtaatagaaAGAATGGATTTGAGAAGGAAAATGTGCATGTAGTGGAAGAAGAATCTCCGGTGGCGGTGCCGGGGAAAAAACAtaagagaaagaaaaacaataataatgggGTGGAGGCCGTGGCTGTGGTGGTGGCGGCGGATGAATTGAGGTGTAAGAGAACTGATGGAAGAGAATGGAGGTGTAAAAGGAGAGTATTAGAAGGAAAAACATTATGTGAGATACATTATGAACAAGCGAAATTAAGGCAAAAGAGGATAACAGTTCCtgaagaattgaaaattcagagAGGTGAAGGAAGTGaaaaagtagagaaaagattgaaaaggaaaaaggagATTGAGGCTTTGGAGAGTAATTCTGATAAAGGGATGAAGAAAATGAGGGCAGATTTGATTAGGGTTTTCTTAAGGAGAGCATTAATTGAGAGTACAAAAAAGAGTGAAAAACAAATCAGGGTTCATTTAGGGGAAATCACTAGGGATTTGCCTTATGGTTCTATGGCTATCCCTCCTGTTCTTCCTAATCAAGTTCTTTATAATGCTGCTGGGTGTTTAGGGATCAAAATCGGGGGACATTGTTCGAGTTCTTTGGTTACAAGGCGGTTCCGGTCCAAGAACATTGAGCCTCCTCTTATTGGAGCGGTAAAG ATTGTGCCTTTCCCTGGAAAGAGTGGAAAAAAGAAATGCCATTGGTGTAGGAAGTTTGATTATTTGAGTTTGATCGAGTGTTCGAGTTGCAAAAAGCGGTATTTTTGTTCTAATTGCATTAATGGGAG GTCTGCTGATcttgaagaaattaaattgagatgCCCCGTTTGTCGTAGAAGTTGTGATTGCAAAACCTGTTACACTACTCGTTCAAAAAACGCGGGTTCAAAG GAGGCCTTGAAGGAAACTTTTAAAAGAAGCAGGTTTGAGCACTTACAGTACCTGATTAGTTTCCTTCTGCCTATTCTTGTAAAAATCAACCAGGATCAGGGCGTTGAGTTAGAGATAGAGGCAAATTTTAAAG GGCAGAATCCCGCTGATGTTGAGATTCGACAAGCTGGTGTCGGCTACCGGGATCAGTGCTGCTG TAATAATTGCAAAATCCCAATACTCGATTTTCACCGAAGCTGCCCAAATTGTTCATACAACCTTTGCTTAAGTTGCTGTCGAGAATATGCCCAAGGTGGTGGGTCTCTTGGAGTTGCTCATCCTGATGGAACTGAAACACTTTTACCATGTCGGAAGAATGTGGATGGCGCTTCTTCCGTGCCTTTACAAGGCTCAACTTCATCTCTTCATATATCATGTCCACCGATGGAGCTAGGCGGTTGTGATAATAGCCTCCTTgatttgagatgtattttcccgCTAAATTGGACCAAGGAACTGGAAATTAGTGCGGCAGAGACAGTTTTTGAACACGACTTTCTGCATTTTACAGATGATTCTGTGCATTGTTCGATGTGCACCAACTTCATTAAGGCGGGTGTTAAAAGTAATGATTTGCAGGAAGTTTCTAGACGGAAAGATTTCAATGACAACTTTCTCTACTGCCCTAGCAGTTCTGATGATCCTGACTGCTTGCTTGCTCACTTTCAGAAACATTGGCTAAAGGGACATCCTGTGAAGGTTTGCAATGTGCTTCAATGTACATTTGCCTTGAGTTGGGACCCACTACATATGTTTTGCAGTTTTCTAGAAAACGACTTTAGTAAATGTGAAAACCGAGAAGATGCAATCGAAGCTGCAAGTTGTTTTGGCTCGTATGATGTTGAAATCGGTACTAAGGAGTCATTTACTGGATCGATAGATGGCTATATGAATGCATGCCATGAAACACTTAGACTTAACGCAAAAATGCCCGCGGCTTTTTCTCAAAAACTCTTGGAAGGACATTGTAGCGAGATTATTCATTCCTTACCTCTCCAAGAATACACAAATCCGAAAATGGGCCTCCTGAATATTGCCGGGAAGCTTCCAGAGGATTTTCCGGCATCTAAACTTGGTCCACATGTATGTATCTCATGTGGTAGTAGGGATGAAGTTGCACGGGGTGGATTGGTGACTAGATTGTGCTGCAACTCTTTCGATGAG TTCTCCTTTCAGGTAAATGTCTTAATACATGTAGCTGATACAGCACTTTCCTCGGAACAGCTCAATGAGATGATGAAGTTGATAAAACAGACTAGCAATCAGAAGGATCAGGGTGATCGAGTTTCTAATAAAAATCTCGAAGATGATGATACAAGACTACATAGTGATATCTCAGTCGAAGCTGGAGATAGGCATTGGATAGCGGATGCTTCTTGTTGCTCAGCGGGCACTGTCGATGCTCCTATTGCCAATAATCACAGAGAAAATAAATCTTCAGCCGCTAAGTTAGCTAACGGTTCTGATACCAACTCTGATGATTCAATGATTTGCTCCGAGGCTAGTTATTGTCCTGATAAAACTGTTGATCAAATTCCGCAACAGGACCATTTGGAGGGTCTCAATGTTGATGACAAACAATCGCTTCCAGAGTCCTGCGGGGCTCAATGGGATGTCTTCCGTCGACAAGACATCCCGAAACTCCTCGATTACATGACAAAGCATGTAGATGAAATAAGTTCAAGAGATGGGCTTTCAAACGAC GTTGTGCATCCAATACTCGATGGAAATTTCTACCTAGACACAGTTCATAAAAAGCAACTCAAACAGGAGTTTG AGATTGAACCGTGGACATTCAATCAATGCCTTGGAGAAGCTGTGTTTATTCCTGCAGGATGTCCTTATCAAATAAAATACATCAAG TCTTGTATAAATATATCTGCGGGGTTCATCTCACCTGAAAACGCATCAGAATGCATCAAGTTGATCAATGAAATCCGTGTTCTCCCTAACGATCACAAGGCCAAACAACTCAAGTTAGAG GTGGAAAAGATGACGATATGGAGCGTAGACGAAGCAATCAAAGAAATATACAGAATGCGGAGCGAAGAAGGAAGTCGCTGA
- the LOC130823518 gene encoding lysine-specific demethylase JMJ28 isoform X2 translates to MEGVLEEPMPPDDLRCKKSDGRDWRCKRRIVDGNSFCLSHLRRTLKCRPTPAPNPKPESTSKPRLKPEPESEPISGFEFNPLPECEFINEIEFNSLPEREPSKEFEFNPLPEREPSKEFEYNPLPESEPINEFEFSPLQKPFFPPVGTVPDHLRCNRNDGRKWRCKKQALEGQTMCEIHINRVKAQSKRWPRPIVRKKKEQVIISPVGENIRCVRNNGKVLRCKNNVVEGFSPCENHMKKNYSNSNRKNGFEKENVHVVEEESPVAVPGKKHKRKKNNNNGVEAVAVVVAADELRCKRTDGREWRCKRRVLEGKTLCEIHYEQAKLRQKRITVPEELKIQRGEGSEKVEKRLKRKKEIEALESNSDKGMKKMRADLIRVFLRRALIESTKKSEKQIRVHLGEITRDLPYGSMAIPPVLPNQVLYNAAGCLGIKIGGHCSSSLVTRRFRSKNIEPPLIGAIVPFPGKSGKKKCHWCRKFDYLSLIECSSCKKRYFCSNCINGRSADLEEIKLRCPVCRRSCDCKTCYTTRSKNAGSKEALKETFKRSRFEHLQYLISFLLPILVKINQDQGVELEIEANFKGQNPADVEIRQAGVGYRDQCCCNNCKIPILDFHRSCPNCSYNLCLSCCREYAQGGGSLGVAHPDGTETLLPCRKNVDGASSVPLQGSTSSLHISCPPMELGGCDNSLLDLRCIFPLNWTKELEISAAETVFEHDFLHFTDDSVHCSMCTNFIKAGVKSNDLQEVSRRKDFNDNFLYCPSSSDDPDCLLAHFQKHWLKGHPVKVCNVLQCTFALSWDPLHMFCSFLENDFSKCENREDAIEAASCFGSYDVEIGTKESFTGSIDGYMNACHETLRLNAKMPAAFSQKLLEGHCSEIIHSLPLQEYTNPKMGLLNIAGKLPEDFPASKLGPHVCISCGSRDEVARGGLVTRLCCNSFDEFSFQVNVLIHVADTALSSEQLNEMMKLIKQTSNQKDQGDRVSNKNLEDDDTRLHSDISVEAGDRHWIADASCCSAGTVDAPIANNHRENKSSAAKLANGSDTNSDDSMICSEASYCPDKTVDQIPQQDHLEGLNVDDKQSLPESCGAQWDVFRRQDIPKLLDYMTKHVDEISSRDGLSNDVVHPILDGNFYLDTVHKKQLKQEFEIEPWTFNQCLGEAVFIPAGCPYQIKYIKSCINISAGFISPENASECIKLINEIRVLPNDHKAKQLKLEVEKMTIWSVDEAIKEIYRMRSEEGSR, encoded by the exons ATGGAAGGGGTTTTAGAGGAACCTATGCCACCGGACGATCTAAGATGCAAGAAATCCGACGGCCGTGATTGGCGTTGCAAACGCCGAATTGTTGATGGTAACTCCTTCTGCCTTTCTCACCTCCGCCGTACCCTAAAATGCCGTCCTACTCCTGCTCCCAACCCTAAACCCGAATCCACATCTAAACCCAGACTCAAACCGGAACCTGAGTCTGAACCCATTAGTGGATTTGAGTTCAACCCATTACCAGAATGTGAATTTATCAATGAAATTGAGTTTAACTCACTACCAGAACGTGAACCCAGCAAGGAATTTGAGTTCAACCCACTACCAGAACGTGAACCCAGCAAGGAATTTGAGTACAACCCACTACCAGAATCTGAACCCATTAATGAATTTGAGTTTAGTCCATTGCAAAAACCGTTTTTTCCTCCGGTGGGTACAGTACCGGACCATTTACGGTGTAATAGGAATGACGGGAGGAAATGGCGGTGCAAGAAGCAAGCTTTGGAAGggcaaactatgtgtgaaattcATATTAATAGGGTCAAAGCCCAAAGTAAAAGATGGCCCAGGCCCATcgtgaggaagaagaaggagcAGGTGATTATTTCTCCGGTAGGGGAGAATATCCGGTGTGTGAGGAATAATGGGAAGGTTTTGAGGTGCAAGAATAATGTAGTAGAAGGATTTTCTCCATGTGAGAAtcacatgaaaaaaaattatagtaatagtaatagaaAGAATGGATTTGAGAAGGAAAATGTGCATGTAGTGGAAGAAGAATCTCCGGTGGCGGTGCCGGGGAAAAAACAtaagagaaagaaaaacaataataatgggGTGGAGGCCGTGGCTGTGGTGGTGGCGGCGGATGAATTGAGGTGTAAGAGAACTGATGGAAGAGAATGGAGGTGTAAAAGGAGAGTATTAGAAGGAAAAACATTATGTGAGATACATTATGAACAAGCGAAATTAAGGCAAAAGAGGATAACAGTTCCtgaagaattgaaaattcagagAGGTGAAGGAAGTGaaaaagtagagaaaagattgaaaaggaaaaaggagATTGAGGCTTTGGAGAGTAATTCTGATAAAGGGATGAAGAAAATGAGGGCAGATTTGATTAGGGTTTTCTTAAGGAGAGCATTAATTGAGAGTACAAAAAAGAGTGAAAAACAAATCAGGGTTCATTTAGGGGAAATCACTAGGGATTTGCCTTATGGTTCTATGGCTATCCCTCCTGTTCTTCCTAATCAAGTTCTTTATAATGCTGCTGGGTGTTTAGGGATCAAAATCGGGGGACATTGTTCGAGTTCTTTGGTTACAAGGCGGTTCCGGTCCAAGAACATTGAGCCTCCTCTTATTGGAGCG ATTGTGCCTTTCCCTGGAAAGAGTGGAAAAAAGAAATGCCATTGGTGTAGGAAGTTTGATTATTTGAGTTTGATCGAGTGTTCGAGTTGCAAAAAGCGGTATTTTTGTTCTAATTGCATTAATGGGAG GTCTGCTGATcttgaagaaattaaattgagatgCCCCGTTTGTCGTAGAAGTTGTGATTGCAAAACCTGTTACACTACTCGTTCAAAAAACGCGGGTTCAAAG GAGGCCTTGAAGGAAACTTTTAAAAGAAGCAGGTTTGAGCACTTACAGTACCTGATTAGTTTCCTTCTGCCTATTCTTGTAAAAATCAACCAGGATCAGGGCGTTGAGTTAGAGATAGAGGCAAATTTTAAAG GGCAGAATCCCGCTGATGTTGAGATTCGACAAGCTGGTGTCGGCTACCGGGATCAGTGCTGCTG TAATAATTGCAAAATCCCAATACTCGATTTTCACCGAAGCTGCCCAAATTGTTCATACAACCTTTGCTTAAGTTGCTGTCGAGAATATGCCCAAGGTGGTGGGTCTCTTGGAGTTGCTCATCCTGATGGAACTGAAACACTTTTACCATGTCGGAAGAATGTGGATGGCGCTTCTTCCGTGCCTTTACAAGGCTCAACTTCATCTCTTCATATATCATGTCCACCGATGGAGCTAGGCGGTTGTGATAATAGCCTCCTTgatttgagatgtattttcccgCTAAATTGGACCAAGGAACTGGAAATTAGTGCGGCAGAGACAGTTTTTGAACACGACTTTCTGCATTTTACAGATGATTCTGTGCATTGTTCGATGTGCACCAACTTCATTAAGGCGGGTGTTAAAAGTAATGATTTGCAGGAAGTTTCTAGACGGAAAGATTTCAATGACAACTTTCTCTACTGCCCTAGCAGTTCTGATGATCCTGACTGCTTGCTTGCTCACTTTCAGAAACATTGGCTAAAGGGACATCCTGTGAAGGTTTGCAATGTGCTTCAATGTACATTTGCCTTGAGTTGGGACCCACTACATATGTTTTGCAGTTTTCTAGAAAACGACTTTAGTAAATGTGAAAACCGAGAAGATGCAATCGAAGCTGCAAGTTGTTTTGGCTCGTATGATGTTGAAATCGGTACTAAGGAGTCATTTACTGGATCGATAGATGGCTATATGAATGCATGCCATGAAACACTTAGACTTAACGCAAAAATGCCCGCGGCTTTTTCTCAAAAACTCTTGGAAGGACATTGTAGCGAGATTATTCATTCCTTACCTCTCCAAGAATACACAAATCCGAAAATGGGCCTCCTGAATATTGCCGGGAAGCTTCCAGAGGATTTTCCGGCATCTAAACTTGGTCCACATGTATGTATCTCATGTGGTAGTAGGGATGAAGTTGCACGGGGTGGATTGGTGACTAGATTGTGCTGCAACTCTTTCGATGAG TTCTCCTTTCAGGTAAATGTCTTAATACATGTAGCTGATACAGCACTTTCCTCGGAACAGCTCAATGAGATGATGAAGTTGATAAAACAGACTAGCAATCAGAAGGATCAGGGTGATCGAGTTTCTAATAAAAATCTCGAAGATGATGATACAAGACTACATAGTGATATCTCAGTCGAAGCTGGAGATAGGCATTGGATAGCGGATGCTTCTTGTTGCTCAGCGGGCACTGTCGATGCTCCTATTGCCAATAATCACAGAGAAAATAAATCTTCAGCCGCTAAGTTAGCTAACGGTTCTGATACCAACTCTGATGATTCAATGATTTGCTCCGAGGCTAGTTATTGTCCTGATAAAACTGTTGATCAAATTCCGCAACAGGACCATTTGGAGGGTCTCAATGTTGATGACAAACAATCGCTTCCAGAGTCCTGCGGGGCTCAATGGGATGTCTTCCGTCGACAAGACATCCCGAAACTCCTCGATTACATGACAAAGCATGTAGATGAAATAAGTTCAAGAGATGGGCTTTCAAACGAC GTTGTGCATCCAATACTCGATGGAAATTTCTACCTAGACACAGTTCATAAAAAGCAACTCAAACAGGAGTTTG AGATTGAACCGTGGACATTCAATCAATGCCTTGGAGAAGCTGTGTTTATTCCTGCAGGATGTCCTTATCAAATAAAATACATCAAG TCTTGTATAAATATATCTGCGGGGTTCATCTCACCTGAAAACGCATCAGAATGCATCAAGTTGATCAATGAAATCCGTGTTCTCCCTAACGATCACAAGGCCAAACAACTCAAGTTAGAG GTGGAAAAGATGACGATATGGAGCGTAGACGAAGCAATCAAAGAAATATACAGAATGCGGAGCGAAGAAGGAAGTCGCTGA